The following proteins come from a genomic window of Nostoc sp. TCL26-01:
- a CDS encoding sensor histidine kinase KdpD: MSINITESLFAALNIVVLERLNPGLFKIVSDLPDWFSKFCRKTFSLGMEISIPQEEFAFLENFLFDAEEFWMNSHDKRLKSGIWIQLDAQGKEYQFEAYAILMANKKILLIEVLEDSYQDKQYIIQKAREGQLNYQQLLKNNQKQEILTHCLLHDMAGHLNAINGCLSLLEFENLTPQGKTYLEVCRQQSFNQEILIRKVLDTFSAEMLASEAFAIESEEAPDIVMCVQDVMELLRPNFTLNNLNLRLADKIDSLANWKVVGDKSRLDRVISNLLENACRYSPPESTVTIDIQSQEEFVYVSVDDKGSGVSADVVNTLFQKFSQGKDSSGKSGLGLYFCRITVERWGGSIGYTPLSEGGSRFWFRLPRAKY; the protein is encoded by the coding sequence ATGAGTATAAATATTACAGAAAGTTTGTTTGCTGCTCTCAATATTGTTGTATTGGAGAGACTGAATCCCGGCTTATTTAAAATTGTTAGTGATTTACCTGATTGGTTCAGTAAATTTTGTCGTAAAACATTTAGTCTGGGAATGGAAATATCAATTCCTCAAGAAGAGTTTGCTTTTTTAGAAAATTTTCTTTTTGATGCTGAAGAATTTTGGATGAATAGTCATGATAAAAGACTAAAATCAGGTATTTGGATACAATTAGATGCTCAGGGAAAAGAATATCAATTTGAAGCCTATGCCATTTTAATGGCAAACAAAAAAATCTTGTTAATTGAAGTTTTAGAAGATAGTTATCAAGATAAACAGTATATAATTCAGAAAGCCAGAGAAGGGCAACTAAATTATCAGCAATTACTCAAAAATAATCAAAAACAAGAAATTTTAACTCACTGTCTCCTTCATGATATGGCAGGACACTTAAATGCTATTAATGGCTGTTTATCTTTGTTGGAATTTGAAAATTTAACTCCTCAAGGAAAAACATATTTAGAAGTTTGTAGACAGCAATCTTTTAATCAAGAAATTTTAATTAGAAAAGTCTTAGATACATTTTCAGCAGAGATGTTAGCATCAGAAGCTTTTGCTATTGAGAGTGAAGAAGCTCCAGATATTGTCATGTGTGTACAAGATGTGATGGAGCTATTAAGACCAAATTTTACACTCAATAATCTAAATCTAAGATTAGCTGATAAGATTGATTCTCTAGCCAACTGGAAAGTAGTAGGAGATAAATCTCGTTTAGATAGAGTAATTTCTAACTTATTAGAAAATGCCTGTCGTTATAGCCCACCTGAATCGACGGTAACTATAGATATACAATCACAAGAAGAATTTGTATATGTGAGTGTTGATGACAAGGGAAGTGGAGTATCCGCAGATGTCGTTAACACTTTATTTCAAAAATTTTCTCAAGGCAAAGATAGCAGTGGTAAATCTGGTTTAGGTCTTTATTTTTGCCGAATCACAGTTGAGCGTTGGGGAGGAAGTATCGGTTATACTCCTTTGAGCGAAGGTGGTTCTCGCTTCTGGTTTCGTCTACCGAGAGCAAAATATTAA
- a CDS encoding Uma2 family endonuclease → MLLKFNQLIVPAGHQLLIKDISWSGYKHILADLGDNRNSRVSYSQGVVEIMAPLPEHEVSKKIIGNLVEILLEELDIEFWSLGSTTFDKESMNAGVEPDDCFYIQNEARVRGKNRINLSIDPPPDLAIEIDITSRTRFNNYQALKVPELWRWNGNKLEINVLVEDKYIETNKSAIFPHLPISQVIPEYLMRSKTEGRNATMKAFRSWVREQIVS, encoded by the coding sequence ATGTTACTAAAATTCAACCAGTTAATTGTACCTGCTGGTCATCAGTTATTGATTAAAGATATATCCTGGTCAGGATACAAACATATTTTGGCAGATTTGGGAGATAATCGTAATTCTAGAGTATCTTACAGTCAAGGGGTAGTAGAAATAATGGCTCCATTACCAGAGCATGAAGTCAGTAAAAAAATCATTGGAAATTTAGTAGAAATCTTACTAGAAGAACTTGATATTGAATTTTGGAGTTTAGGTTCTACAACTTTTGACAAAGAAAGTATGAATGCTGGTGTAGAACCAGATGATTGTTTTTATATTCAAAATGAAGCTAGAGTTAGAGGTAAAAACAGAATTAATTTGTCAATTGATCCGCCTCCTGATTTAGCTATTGAAATTGATATTACCTCTCGCACTCGTTTTAATAATTATCAAGCTTTAAAAGTACCAGAATTATGGCGATGGAATGGGAACAAGCTAGAAATTAATGTGTTGGTTGAAGATAAATATATAGAAACTAATAAAAGTGCTATTTTTCCTCATCTCCCTATTTCTCAGGTGATTCCTGAATATTTGATGAGGAGCAAAACCGAGGGGAGAAATGCGACCATGAAAGCATTTAGAAGCTGGGTACGAGAACAAATCGTTAGTTAA
- a CDS encoding Dam family site-specific DNA-(adenine-N6)-methyltransferase — MLSTFPKFSSFPTHPKPFLKWAGGKNQLIEQMNNFFPHQLLDGSIKKYVEPFIGGGAVFFYIASQYQIPELFISDINEELVIAYKTIQHNVNDLIGLLSEIEKEFLLLDDIARNKYFYNIRTHFNQRKKSIDLQNYNSEWLERTAQLIFLNKACFNGLFRVNSQGNFNVPVGKYKNPGICDPINLKSVAQILQKTHIYHGDFSHCEHLVDKHTFVYFDPPYRPISNTSSFNSYSQKSFNDVEQLRLRDFFKKLDAKEALLLLSNSDPKNENINDTFFEVAYASYRIEKVKAKRNINSNALKRSSISELLIMNY, encoded by the coding sequence ATGCTATCAACATTTCCCAAATTTTCATCATTTCCCACACATCCAAAACCCTTTCTCAAATGGGCTGGTGGCAAAAATCAGCTAATTGAGCAGATGAATAACTTTTTTCCACATCAATTATTAGATGGCTCAATCAAAAAATATGTAGAACCTTTTATTGGAGGTGGTGCAGTTTTTTTCTATATCGCATCTCAATATCAAATTCCCGAATTATTTATCTCTGATATCAATGAAGAATTAGTCATAGCATATAAGACTATTCAACATAATGTTAATGATTTAATTGGACTCTTGTCAGAGATAGAGAAAGAGTTTTTGTTACTTGATGATATTGCCAGAAATAAGTATTTTTACAATATAAGAACTCATTTTAATCAAAGAAAAAAATCTATAGATTTACAAAACTATAATTCTGAGTGGCTAGAACGAACTGCTCAACTGATATTTTTAAATAAAGCTTGTTTTAACGGACTTTTTCGTGTAAATTCTCAAGGTAATTTCAATGTACCAGTAGGCAAATATAAAAATCCTGGAATATGTGACCCAATTAACTTGAAATCTGTGGCTCAAATTCTGCAAAAAACCCATATTTATCATGGTGATTTTAGTCATTGTGAACATTTGGTAGATAAACATACTTTTGTGTATTTTGATCCTCCGTATAGACCAATTAGTAATACATCTTCCTTTAATTCATATTCACAAAAATCATTCAATGATGTTGAACAATTAAGATTGCGGGATTTTTTTAAAAAACTAGATGCAAAAGAAGCTTTACTACTATTGAGTAATTCTGATCCAAAAAATGAAAATATAAATGATACTTTCTTTGAGGTAGCCTATGCTAGCTATAGGATAGAAAAAGTCAAGGCTAAAAGAAATATAAATAGCAATGCCTTAAAGCGAAGCTCAATAAGTGAATTACTAATCATGAATTATTAG
- the alaS gene encoding alanine--tRNA ligase: MSSNPQHLSGNEIRTRFLNFYAQRGHQILPSASLVPEDPTVLLTIAGMLPFKPIFLGQRTPEFKRATTSQKCIRTNDIENVGRTKRHQTFFEMLGNFSFGDYFKEQAIAWGWEISTQVFGLPQERLVVSVFEEDDEAYAIWRDQIGVSTARIKRMGADDNFWASGPTGPCGPCSEIYYDFHPERGDENIDLEDDTRFIEFYNLVFMQYNRDAAGNLTPLQNQNIDTGMGLERMTQILQQVPNNYETDLIFPIIQTAANIAGIDYYKSDENTKVSLKVIGDHVRSVVHMIADEIRASNVGRGYVLRRLIRRVVRHGRLIGISGEFITQVAETAIALAESAYPHVRQREAAIKAELAREEANFLKTLDRGEKLLEEIIQELKPQGQTQISGKNAFKLYDTYGFPLELTQEIAEENNLTVDVEEFEREMEIQKERGRDAHESIDLTVQGSLDKLAEHIHATEFIGYTQAATTAQVEVLLVEGISQEAAEAGTEVQIILNQTPFYAESGGQIGDRGYISGDGVLVRVEDVKKESDFFVHFGRIERGTLRVGDQVTAQIDRACRRRAQANHTATHLLQAALKKIVDDGISQAGSLVSFDRLRFDFNCPRALTIQEVQEIEEQVNTWISEAHAAKVEVLPLAEAKARGAVAMFGEKYGDEVRVIDFPSVSMELCGGTHVSNTAEIGVFKIITEAGVASGVRRIEAVSGAAVLDYLNVRDKVVKDLSDRFKVKPEELPERITTLQTELRTAEKQLETLKGQLAIAKSDSLLQTADTIGDYKIIVAELADVDPESLKSAAERLLQKLGNGAVVLGSVPEADKVSLIAAFSPEVNKKGLQAGKFIGAIAKICGGGGGGRPNLAQAGGRDASKLPSALAQAESELKSALS; encoded by the coding sequence ATGTCTTCAAACCCCCAGCACCTCAGTGGTAACGAAATTCGTACCCGATTCCTCAACTTCTATGCCCAACGAGGACACCAGATTCTGCCAAGTGCCTCTCTCGTGCCAGAAGATCCAACTGTGCTGCTGACGATCGCGGGGATGCTACCATTTAAACCGATATTCTTAGGGCAGCGCACACCAGAATTTAAACGGGCGACAACTTCTCAAAAGTGCATCCGTACCAACGATATAGAAAATGTCGGACGCACCAAACGCCATCAAACTTTCTTTGAAATGCTGGGTAACTTCAGCTTTGGTGACTATTTTAAAGAACAAGCGATCGCTTGGGGTTGGGAAATCTCGACACAAGTTTTTGGCTTACCCCAAGAACGCTTAGTAGTTAGCGTCTTTGAGGAAGATGATGAAGCTTACGCAATTTGGCGTGATCAAATTGGTGTATCAACAGCCAGAATTAAGCGCATGGGTGCAGATGATAACTTTTGGGCATCTGGCCCTACAGGCCCCTGTGGCCCTTGTTCGGAGATTTATTACGACTTTCACCCAGAACGAGGGGATGAAAATATTGATTTAGAAGATGATACCCGGTTTATCGAGTTTTATAACCTCGTATTCATGCAGTATAACCGGGATGCGGCAGGGAATTTAACACCACTGCAAAATCAGAATATTGATACTGGCATGGGTTTGGAGAGAATGACGCAAATCCTCCAACAAGTACCGAATAATTACGAAACTGACTTAATTTTCCCGATTATTCAAACAGCAGCTAACATTGCTGGGATTGATTATTATAAGAGTGACGAAAATACCAAAGTTTCTCTCAAAGTCATTGGTGATCATGTGCGTTCCGTGGTTCACATGATTGCTGATGAAATCCGCGCCTCCAATGTGGGACGAGGTTATGTGTTACGGCGATTAATTCGGCGGGTGGTGCGTCATGGCAGATTAATCGGGATTTCTGGGGAATTCATTACCCAGGTGGCAGAAACAGCGATCGCTCTTGCAGAATCTGCATATCCCCATGTCCGCCAACGAGAAGCCGCAATTAAAGCTGAATTAGCACGGGAAGAAGCCAATTTCCTGAAAACTTTAGATCGAGGCGAAAAACTCTTAGAAGAAATCATCCAAGAACTGAAGCCGCAAGGACAAACCCAAATCAGTGGCAAAAATGCCTTTAAACTTTACGATACCTATGGCTTCCCTCTGGAATTAACTCAAGAAATTGCTGAGGAAAACAACCTCACAGTTGATGTTGAGGAATTCGAGAGGGAGATGGAAATCCAAAAAGAACGGGGTAGAGATGCCCATGAAAGCATCGATTTAACTGTGCAAGGTTCTTTAGACAAACTAGCAGAACACATCCACGCCACCGAATTTATCGGTTATACCCAAGCGGCGACAACAGCACAAGTGGAAGTATTACTAGTAGAGGGGATTTCTCAAGAAGCCGCAGAAGCTGGGACAGAGGTGCAAATTATCCTCAACCAAACCCCATTTTATGCTGAATCTGGGGGGCAAATTGGCGATCGCGGTTATATCTCCGGCGATGGTGTCCTTGTCCGTGTGGAAGATGTGAAAAAAGAATCTGACTTTTTTGTCCACTTCGGACGGATTGAACGGGGAACGCTGCGTGTAGGTGATCAAGTCACAGCCCAAATTGATCGTGCTTGTCGTCGTCGCGCCCAAGCTAACCATACTGCAACGCACTTATTGCAAGCTGCGTTAAAGAAAATTGTCGATGATGGTATTTCTCAGGCTGGTTCTCTTGTGTCTTTTGACAGGTTGCGGTTTGACTTCAACTGTCCTCGCGCTTTGACAATCCAAGAAGTACAAGAAATTGAGGAACAGGTGAACACATGGATTTCTGAAGCCCATGCTGCCAAAGTAGAGGTACTACCTTTAGCCGAAGCAAAAGCTAGGGGGGCTGTAGCCATGTTTGGGGAAAAATACGGGGATGAGGTGCGTGTGATTGATTTCCCCAGCGTTTCGATGGAACTATGCGGTGGCACTCATGTCAGTAATACTGCGGAGATTGGCGTATTTAAGATTATCACTGAAGCTGGTGTTGCCTCTGGGGTACGCCGAATTGAAGCAGTCTCTGGTGCGGCGGTGCTGGATTACTTGAATGTGCGGGATAAAGTAGTCAAGGATTTAAGCGATCGCTTTAAAGTCAAACCCGAAGAACTACCAGAGAGAATTACCACTCTGCAAACTGAACTACGCACCGCCGAGAAGCAATTGGAAACACTCAAAGGACAATTGGCGATCGCTAAATCGGACAGCCTACTACAAACAGCAGATACGATAGGTGACTATAAAATCATAGTTGCCGAGTTAGCAGACGTTGACCCCGAATCATTGAAAAGTGCTGCCGAACGCTTACTCCAAAAACTCGGTAATGGTGCAGTAGTGTTGGGTTCTGTTCCCGAAGCCGATAAGGTAAGTTTAATAGCAGCTTTTAGTCCAGAAGTCAACAAGAAAGGCTTACAAGCCGGGAAATTTATTGGGGCGATCGCTAAAATCTGCGGTGGTGGCGGCGGCGGTAGACCAAATCTAGCCCAAGCCGGTGGGCGTGATGCCAGTAAGTTACCATCAGCTTTGGCACAGGCGGAGAGTGAGTTAAAGTCTGCATTGAGTTAA
- a CDS encoding heavy-metal-associated domain-containing protein, whose product MALKLKIPNIVSDDCADKIIESVHVMEPDALVNVNVEDKTVIVESQASEESIKQVIMAAGYSIEGY is encoded by the coding sequence ATGGCTTTAAAGTTAAAAATCCCTAATATCGTCTCTGATGACTGTGCAGATAAAATCATTGAGTCTGTTCATGTGATGGAACCAGATGCTCTTGTCAATGTCAATGTTGAAGATAAAACTGTCATCGTCGAATCCCAAGCATCTGAAGAGTCTATTAAACAAGTAATCATGGCAGCAGGTTATTCCATAGAAGGGTATTGA
- a CDS encoding GGDEF domain-containing protein — protein sequence MKMTILVFGSSNFLGKLPDQIRDETTFNLEVITDFRQAVSQIQIASPDVIIVQASLKGSLELCGWLKEQIQLSCIHCILVEDRLQQLANKSQQGWEWEFEMTATALHQGADAYIWQLPAATDDIFTDISPTHSLILGQLTVGLRKAQKYRDLMEKNDILSAIALADSLTDWNNRRALEWDLPRQITKARNQNIPLSLIILDVDYFKRVNDQHGHLVGDRLLQLLCMRLRHNLRSQDTPFRYGGEEFVVVLAHTTGEEALKVGDRLNRLVSEQPFSINSKLILNVTISLGVACLEANDDEAGMSLLHRADQCLLAAKAGGRNQVLGWNQLSQLSSLEAVS from the coding sequence ATGAAGATGACCATTCTGGTCTTTGGAAGTAGTAATTTTCTCGGAAAACTTCCCGATCAGATCCGTGATGAAACTACCTTTAATTTGGAAGTCATTACTGATTTTCGTCAGGCAGTGTCGCAAATTCAAATTGCATCACCCGATGTCATAATTGTGCAGGCAAGTCTCAAAGGCAGTCTAGAACTGTGTGGCTGGTTGAAAGAACAGATTCAGCTGTCTTGCATACATTGCATTTTGGTGGAAGATCGTCTCCAACAACTAGCAAATAAAAGCCAACAAGGCTGGGAATGGGAATTTGAGATGACAGCTACCGCGCTTCATCAAGGTGCAGATGCTTATATCTGGCAGTTACCAGCAGCAACAGATGATATCTTTACGGATATATCGCCAACTCACAGCTTAATATTAGGTCAGTTAACAGTTGGATTACGTAAAGCGCAAAAGTACCGTGATTTGATGGAGAAAAATGATATTTTATCCGCGATCGCTCTAGCCGACTCGTTAACAGACTGGAACAATCGCCGTGCTTTAGAATGGGATCTACCGAGGCAAATCACCAAAGCTCGCAATCAAAATATTCCTTTGAGTTTGATTATTCTCGACGTAGACTATTTTAAAAGAGTCAACGATCAGCATGGGCATTTGGTAGGCGATCGCCTTTTACAATTGCTGTGTATGCGTCTACGTCATAACCTCCGTTCTCAAGACACACCATTTCGTTACGGTGGTGAGGAGTTTGTGGTCGTTTTAGCTCATACCACCGGTGAAGAAGCACTGAAGGTAGGCGATCGCCTCAATCGTTTAGTCAGTGAGCAACCGTTTAGCATTAATAGTAAACTTATCTTGAATGTTACTATTAGCTTGGGCGTTGCTTGTCTAGAAGCTAATGATGACGAAGCAGGCATGAGTTTGTTACACCGTGCAGATCAATGTCTTTTAGCCGCCAAAGCCGGAGGACGTAATCAAGTTCTGGGTTGGAACCAATTATCTCAACTCTCATCTTTAGAGGCAGTTTCGTAA
- a CDS encoding ATP-dependent Zn protease, with protein sequence MSQTALNLIAISIFLMTMSSLLGPFVNLSPTIPAIATFTILGIATFDSFSLQGKGGTILLDLIARFSPQYRDRIIHHEAGHFLVAHLLGIPVTGYTLSAWEAWRKGQPGQGGVTFDDRELLAELAQGQISPQMLERYCTICMAGIAAETLVFEGAEGGNDDKNKLAAMLKVLGFSESVCQQKQRFHTLQAKNLLQENWSSYEALVQAIQQKASVTDCQEAIANAKSVLGARV encoded by the coding sequence ATGAGTCAAACAGCTTTAAATCTGATTGCAATATCTATTTTTTTGATGACTATGTCGTCTTTGTTGGGGCCGTTTGTTAATTTGTCACCGACAATTCCGGCGATCGCTACGTTTACAATTTTGGGGATAGCGACTTTTGATAGTTTCAGCTTGCAAGGTAAGGGCGGGACTATTCTCCTAGATTTGATTGCGAGGTTTTCACCACAATACCGCGATCGCATTATCCACCATGAAGCGGGACACTTTCTTGTAGCTCATTTACTGGGTATTCCTGTGACAGGCTACACTCTGAGTGCTTGGGAAGCTTGGAGAAAAGGACAGCCAGGACAAGGTGGTGTAACTTTTGATGATCGGGAATTATTAGCAGAATTGGCACAGGGTCAAATTAGCCCGCAGATGTTGGAGCGCTACTGTACTATTTGTATGGCGGGAATTGCGGCGGAAACTTTGGTCTTTGAGGGGGCTGAGGGTGGTAACGACGATAAAAATAAATTAGCAGCGATGTTAAAAGTTTTGGGTTTTTCTGAGTCAGTTTGTCAGCAAAAGCAAAGGTTTCATACTCTCCAAGCCAAAAACCTGTTGCAAGAAAATTGGTCTAGTTATGAGGCGTTAGTTCAAGCCATACAACAAAAGGCTTCTGTTACAGATTGCCAAGAAGCGATCGCTAATGCCAAAAGTGTTTTAGGGGCTAGAGTGTAG
- a CDS encoding DUF4336 domain-containing protein encodes MTKNKDWSWPFWPVLPLYPYGKRRTLCREIVQDTIWTFDQLHGILYTIVPIRMTVIKLDAGGLLIYAPVAPTDECVRLVNELVAKHGDVKYIVLPTSSGLEHKIFVGPFARKFPQAQVFVAPHQWSFPFNLPLSWLGFPQKRTQVLPAASSQAPFADDFDYQVLDINLGKGSFVEVAFFHRRSHTLLVTDSVLSVTAEPPAIFHLDPYPLLFHSRENAQQIIEDNPANRRQGWQRISLFAIYFRPSALELTGLGQMWRDALQAPDRSPKAYWGFFPFRWQQNWQQSFTTLSGNGRPFVAPILQILILPQDPTQVLNWSDQVAKWDFQQIISCHFDAPFPSTPEQFCQAFNFLAKNSANPSHQPLSIEDMHFIRELEANLLKSGIAKNRVIAE; translated from the coding sequence ATGACTAAAAACAAAGACTGGTCATGGCCATTTTGGCCTGTCTTACCACTTTATCCTTACGGTAAAAGGCGGACACTTTGCCGAGAAATTGTTCAGGATACAATCTGGACATTCGATCAGCTTCATGGCATTCTCTACACCATAGTGCCAATTCGGATGACTGTCATCAAGCTAGATGCAGGCGGACTCTTAATTTATGCACCTGTAGCGCCAACTGATGAATGTGTGCGCTTGGTAAACGAGTTAGTAGCCAAGCACGGTGATGTGAAGTACATTGTTCTACCAACTAGTTCTGGCTTAGAACATAAGATTTTTGTCGGCCCTTTTGCGAGAAAATTTCCTCAAGCTCAGGTATTTGTTGCCCCTCACCAATGGAGTTTCCCGTTTAACTTACCTCTGAGTTGGTTAGGTTTTCCCCAAAAACGTACCCAAGTTTTACCAGCAGCTAGCTCTCAAGCGCCTTTTGCTGATGATTTCGATTATCAGGTGTTAGATATCAATTTAGGCAAAGGATCTTTTGTGGAAGTGGCTTTTTTTCACAGGCGATCGCATACTCTATTAGTAACTGACTCTGTATTATCCGTAACCGCAGAACCACCCGCCATTTTTCACTTAGATCCTTACCCTTTACTATTTCACTCCAGAGAAAATGCTCAACAAATCATTGAGGATAATCCAGCTAATCGTCGCCAAGGATGGCAGCGTATTTCACTATTTGCGATCTACTTTCGTCCCAGTGCTTTAGAATTAACTGGATTAGGGCAGATGTGGCGTGATGCACTCCAAGCACCAGATCGCTCACCAAAGGCATACTGGGGATTTTTCCCTTTTCGCTGGCAACAAAATTGGCAACAGTCATTTACTACTTTATCTGGCAATGGACGACCATTTGTCGCACCAATTCTGCAAATTCTCATTCTTCCCCAAGACCCAACCCAAGTACTTAATTGGTCTGATCAAGTGGCAAAATGGGATTTTCAGCAGATTATTTCCTGTCATTTTGATGCACCATTTCCATCCACTCCAGAGCAATTTTGTCAAGCTTTCAATTTTTTAGCCAAAAATTCTGCTAACCCTAGTCACCAACCTCTTTCCATAGAAGATATGCACTTTATCAGAGAACTAGAGGCTAATCTCCTCAAAAGCGGCATCGCCAAAAACAGAGTTATAGCAGAATAA